The Aphis gossypii isolate Hap1 chromosome 3, ASM2018417v2, whole genome shotgun sequence genome includes a region encoding these proteins:
- the LOC114131136 gene encoding uncharacterized protein LOC114131136 isoform X1 translates to MSNDMSFCRGAQRNYNLRMCTKNSFFFSGFHDFVRVFKLFRKCSVCRSRKFRSLVTILKCRECKFLCHRKCLSKLQLNVNLNSVIPAVETDNQQQQTEPALQQTSERPLSSDNDENVTAMAMFLPQRILMHIDYSEVVNRIRAAKYVQRPKPLVNSTNRNYLFWGRERYLITKFEMDDGDEYYVLTTCLISDCGGNRCLNENQYYGQTIFLYSPSPSPETENIVTIMLINPLAIGIQNVVNQD, encoded by the exons atgtcaaaCGACATGTCTTTCTGCAGAGGTGCACAACGGAATTACAACCTACGCATGTGTACAAAAAACAG tttttttttcagtggcTTTCATGATTTTGTTagggtatttaaattatttagaaagtgCTCAGTTTGCAGATCCCGCAAGTTTCGTTCGTTGGTCACGATACTCAAGTGCAGAG AATGTAAGTTTTTATGTCACAGAAAATGTTTGTCTAAACTGCAGCTAAACGTTAATTTGAACAGTGTAATACCTGCAGTTGAAACAGACAACCAGCAGCAGCAGACCGAACCCGCGTTACAGCAA ACGAGTGAACGACCATTGTCATCAGACAATGATGAAAACGTCACTGCAATGGCAATGTTTCTACCGCAACGGATCTTGATGCACATCGATTATTCAGAGGTGGTCAATAGGATTCGGGCCGCAAAATACGTCCAACGACCGAAACCCTTGGTAAACTCTACTAACcggaattatttattttggggAAGAGAAAGATACTTGATTACCAAGTTTGAAATGGACGACGGCGATGAATATTACGTGTTAACGACATGCCTCATTTCCGACTGCGGGGGCAACCGTTGTTTAAACGAAAATCAGTACTACGGACAAACCATATTCTTATACAGCCCGTCGCCATCACCCGAAACCGAAAATATTGTGACCATAATGTTGATTAATCCGCTTGCGATAGGCATACAGAATGTTGTCAACCAAGACTAG
- the LOC114131136 gene encoding uncharacterized protein LOC114131136 isoform X2, with translation MSNDMSFCRGAQRNYNLRMCTKNSGFHDFVRVFKLFRKCSVCRSRKFRSLVTILKCRECKFLCHRKCLSKLQLNVNLNSVIPAVETDNQQQQTEPALQQTSERPLSSDNDENVTAMAMFLPQRILMHIDYSEVVNRIRAAKYVQRPKPLVNSTNRNYLFWGRERYLITKFEMDDGDEYYVLTTCLISDCGGNRCLNENQYYGQTIFLYSPSPSPETENIVTIMLINPLAIGIQNVVNQD, from the exons atgtcaaaCGACATGTCTTTCTGCAGAGGTGCACAACGGAATTACAACCTACGCATGTGTACAAAAAACAG tggcTTTCATGATTTTGTTagggtatttaaattatttagaaagtgCTCAGTTTGCAGATCCCGCAAGTTTCGTTCGTTGGTCACGATACTCAAGTGCAGAG AATGTAAGTTTTTATGTCACAGAAAATGTTTGTCTAAACTGCAGCTAAACGTTAATTTGAACAGTGTAATACCTGCAGTTGAAACAGACAACCAGCAGCAGCAGACCGAACCCGCGTTACAGCAA ACGAGTGAACGACCATTGTCATCAGACAATGATGAAAACGTCACTGCAATGGCAATGTTTCTACCGCAACGGATCTTGATGCACATCGATTATTCAGAGGTGGTCAATAGGATTCGGGCCGCAAAATACGTCCAACGACCGAAACCCTTGGTAAACTCTACTAACcggaattatttattttggggAAGAGAAAGATACTTGATTACCAAGTTTGAAATGGACGACGGCGATGAATATTACGTGTTAACGACATGCCTCATTTCCGACTGCGGGGGCAACCGTTGTTTAAACGAAAATCAGTACTACGGACAAACCATATTCTTATACAGCCCGTCGCCATCACCCGAAACCGAAAATATTGTGACCATAATGTTGATTAATCCGCTTGCGATAGGCATACAGAATGTTGTCAACCAAGACTAG